In Zingiber officinale cultivar Zhangliang chromosome 3B, Zo_v1.1, whole genome shotgun sequence, a single window of DNA contains:
- the LOC122054892 gene encoding uncharacterized protein LOC122054892: protein MAGRRNNGEIGGQNNQFLEGLTALLREQEQNRTHGEQIQQLLQAREQESTPRRPTSNANQVYKQFRELGPTEFKGTMDPIIAEGWIRSLEMIYNFMQVTDADKVRCTIFMLRDDAQVWWEGARLIVDLAILTWADFKEIFYWKYFTADNRTRLAREFLELRQGDLTVAEYVRRFKRGCYFVPMIANQPVEELKHFTKGLRAAIRHDVRLSWVTTFREAVDQALMSERDRNDMIKEAQN from the coding sequence ATGGCTGGTCGAAGGAACAACGGTGAGATAGGTGGTCAGAACAACCAATTCCTAGAGGGGCTTACTGCACTTTTACGGGAGCAAGAGCAGAATCGGACTCATGGggagcagattcaacaactattGCAGGCTAGGGAGCAGGAGAGCACACCTAGACGTCCTACCTCCAATGCAAACCAGGTCTACAAGCAATTTCGAGAACTTGGACCAACGGAGTTTAAAGGCACCATGGATCCTATCATTGCAGAAGGATGGATTCGATCTCTGGAGATGATATACAACTTCATGCAGGTTACAGATGCGGACAAGGTCAGGTGCACAATATTTATGCTGCGAGATGATGCACAAGTATGGTGGGAAGGTGCACGATTGATAGTTGATTTGGCAATATTGACATGGGCTGATTTCAAGGAGATATTCTACTGGAAATACTTCACTGCTGACAACAGAACCCGACTGGCAAGGGAGTTCTTGGAACTACGCCAGGGAGATTTGACGGTGGCTGAGTATGTCAGGAGGTTCAAGAGGGGATGCTACTTCGTACCCATGATTGCCAATCAACCGGTCGAGGAGCTGAAGCACTTTACAAAGGGATTGAGAGCTGCCATTCGTCATGATGTCAGACTAAGTTGGGTCACCACCTTCAGGGAGGCAGT